The region ggggttttttgtttgtttgcttgttttggggggttgtttttttatttttttaaaaggaatttaaacaagatggattttatttttttacaattgTTATGCACATGAAATATCAGCACACTATTTAACAAATCGGTTGTCTATACAATCTTCTCCATCCAACTGTTAAATCTGTTCCTTAAAACTTTACACCTTTCATTTTGTGCAGCTTTTAGAGCTACATAGTGAGGCACATTTTATAGAAGATTATTTCAGTTGTCCTCTTAACTGGAAGGTATTTAAGAATGCTCTTTAGTTACTGTGTCCTTGTTTACCCACAGAGTATATTATAAGTATctattttattgttaaaatattttttgctggtATTGattagagctttttaaaaatatatatttttatatacaacccccaatttattttattattttttaaatgttacctTTCTTCGTCAGGTTGCCCTTTGCTAGGATGTAGTCTACTCAACATTTTACTGCTGTTGAAGCTGAACTCGGTGCAGCCATTCCCAAGGGCTGCTGGTCAGAATGGCCTGATTCTGATGGGGTCTGGCACCTTCTCTTAGGTTGGTGGGTGTGCTGAACTCCCAGTGTACGCTGCTCAGCACTTTGTCAGATCAGGGAGATTTTTTGTCCAGCTTTCTTATTGCCTACAAGTTATGGTATATCCACTCTATTAGTTTCTTTCAAGCATCAGGAATGCTGCCAGTATTTGGCTTTTCAATTTGATATTTGGATGTACATAAATGCTACAAAATTGAGGATGTTTTATATCAACacaaaagctttgaaaaaattCCACTTCAGCAAAGTCAATTGAATTGTTTCAGTCATCTCAGAAACAAATGCCTATGGGAGAATTCACATACCCATTTCAATAAAAATTATACCTCCTTCTgaagtttaatttatttttggcaaAGATTTGGAtgaagctgttttattttttagataGTGCTTgagttaaaattattaaaaacaagagaAGAGCAGGTTTCACTTCAATATGAATTTCCAAttccattacatttttttaaataaaaaattcagtttAGGAAAAACAAGGTTTTGCCTGTGaaggaacaaaaacaaaaaaaaagaagtcaacttaaaaacaaacaaacacaaataactgtatttttaaaatgcacacaAGCTACTCTAAACTGGGAGTTCTGATGCAATGCTTTGTAGgtttgaaaacaggaaaatcatCTTAGACTTTGAAAAGTATGCCCTCTTATTAGGAGGAAAAAGTGTGCTgtgtttctatttatttccaTATTTGAAAATGCTGCTTCATAGTCTATTGGCTACTGCATAAATAAGATACAAGTTTCTGAAAAACATATGCTAAATCTTATGAGACATATCTTTTGGAGTCTACTGGAACAACAAACcaacagagaaggcagaagtgGATACTTAGACCATATTCAGATGGCCTGAATCGTGCCTGTTTACCTCTGCTTTGTGGAGAGAACTGGGGTCTCCTGATGACTAATTCAGAAGCCCGGAGacagagaagagaacagatAAAAAATAGCAGACATAGGGAGCAGACTGAATTTTAGACTGTGCAATTATGACTTCTAATCTGGAAGAATTCACGTGTTTTAAATCCATGCATCTTAAAGCCATACagttatattattttaaaatgttctgaattattttactAATGATGATCCTTTTGAAACCATAGAGCCTTAGGGTCAGACACGGGAGGATCTACCAGAAACCCTGCTGCTCACTGTGGTGTAGTAGGTTTAAAGCCAACATACGGACTGATCTCTCGCCATGGTCTCATTCCTCTAGTGAACTCCATGGATGTGCCAGGAATCCTCACCAGATGTGTGGATGATGCAGCAGTTGTGTTAGGTATTCCTATGTCTTTGTAGACAACATGCCTTTGTTTACAACATTGTCTCAAAACAAATTGAATTCTGGCTGCCCAGTGTACATTTTCCTGTTCTGTCGTGTCATATTTCAGGTTCACTTGCTGGGCACGATCCTAAAGACTCCACCACAATTCAGGACAACTTTAAGCCATTTGAACTACCCAATTTGAGTGATGTCAGCAAGCTCTCGATAGGCATTCCAAAGGTAACATTTAAATCCTGTTAACAGCTGTGGACAGGAACAGCAGATAGGACACATAACCgacaaatatttctgtcttgACCACCACCTCCTGGTCTCTCATGATCCAAAACAGTGAAGACAGTACAAGCAGCTTCTGGAAAAGAGTAGTATGTGCTCTGTTGCCTGTGCAGGCGATTTGGAATGAGCATATGCTAATGCTTCATCTAAAACATTTTGTCATTGTTGTGGGAAGCACTGTCAGGAAGTTTCAAGGGAAATGAGGAACTCTGTTCTCTCTGTTGGTCTTTCATCAGTCACTTGTATAACCTCAAACAAGTTGCTCTTAGTGCCTTCTCATACGGTGAGGTTAGTACGGCTTTGTGCAGTGCTTTGAGAGACTTGTCTGAATGGCACCATGTTAATATGAAGCAGAATTTCAAAGGCAGTTGAGTGGCACAAAGCGCTGTGATTCGCAGAGCTCTAACAGgggtttaaatatttaatctttaaaTAGACAACTGTAATCTGACATATGCAATTCAATCATGTTTGTAACTATAAGGATACTTGCAATTTAGGCACAATGTTTGGCACTTCAGcctatttttaatttagtaaAGGCTCTGCTTTCAAAGAGACAATCTGAGTAATTTTTATTGGTTTGATTCTCAGTATTTGAACCTGTGCTAGAGCAGGTATAACAAAAGATTTCATTTGGTGAAAAGAAATGTCCACTGACCAATTATTCAGGATCTGTGAAATGCAAAAATTGTGTGCCTAGAAAATTAACTACCTGCATACTGTTTAGATTTTGAGAAATATAAAATAGTGGTATTGGTTAATTATTCATATCCTTTAGACAGTTGTTTTCTACTGCTAAAGATTATCCTAAACTGATACATGCATATATTAAACATGGGACATAGCTACTCAGAAATCAGACAGTATTATGACCCCAATATTGTGGGTTAGAACTAAAGGAAGTATCTTCAAAACTACcaaattttaatagaatatCTTTAACTTCACTCTTAAACAGGAACTAAGCTTATCTAAGTCTTCTCCCAACCTCTTGATTGTAATTCTTCTTTGTTGGgctgtggtgtttgttttagtttgttgGTTGCCATTGATAGACTGTGGCCATAATTTCTTTATCTTTCCTACTCACAGCAGCCCTAGTGTTAGGATTTAAACCTGAACTAGGTTTAATTGGGATTTTAGCCCATGAAATGCAGATCAGTGCAGTATGTTCTCCATGAATAGACAAATAAGTGGATAACTGGGCAATTTCTCCTTCAGAAGAAACTGCTGAAATTCCATGGTCTGCGATATGTGGGTTGATCCTACTGAGATGAACATGATATTCTTAAGAAGACTGAATCCTCTTAATTTAATATTGTTTGATTGTATAATATTTAGTAGATGCAAGAATCTTAATAAGTACTTGAAATCGCATAGTGGTGAGGTAATAGTTTTGATGTATTTTAGCAAGGCATATTTGCATTTTGGTGGGCATTAGAAGTAAACCAGTATGTAAAATCACTCcccttcttgtttttctctaagGAATATCATGCACCAGGGCTTTCTAGTGAAATTCTGGCTCTCTGGTCAAAGGCCGCTGACCTCTTTAAGAATGCAGGGGCTAAAGTAATTGAAGTGAGTCTACCACACACTCGTTACTCAATTGTCTGCTACCATGTGCTGTGCACAGCAGAAGTGGCATCAAATATGGCCAGGTTTGATGGACTGGAATATGgtaaggctttttaaaaaacttttttctCAGACAGTAGAAACCTTGCTGGATGCCGTTAAAAAGTGTTGGTTTTAATATGCTTTCATGGTTGAATGTTTAGTGTTATTTCTCCCAGATAGAATAGAGTAAAAGCCCTGTCCAAATAACAGtgagtaaataaatacatattttaatatatttcactTCTAGACACGAGTGTCTGCGCTTGAAATCTGTTTAATATTTCTATAATAAGCCAGGGATAGTCTTCATTGGTTTTCCAGAACAGTAGCATGTCAGACTGCAGCAAACAGTGGCCCATTGTATTACTATATGTAACATTACATTATGTTGTTAAATCTTAAGGACTACAGAAAGCATTCCTTtccaaattgctttttcttttcaggacaCCGTTCTGACATGAACAAGTCCACAGAAAGCATGTATGCTGCAACACGGCGAGAGGGCTTTAATGATGTTGTAAGAGGAAGAATTCTGTCAGGAAACTATTTCTTGCTAAAACAGTAAGCAAAACATCTTGAAACTCAAATTTGCCAAGTTAACaattttttaagaaatggtGATTAATTGTTCATcatgacatgaaaaaaaattgtccttACACTAGTAGCTACTTGTATTGTTATTATTGCTTTATCTATATAATATCCAGTGAACTGTTacaaatgaatgaaaatgttttcttaatagTGAGTCTCCTGAATTAAATAAGtaaaccaacttttttttttcttcccctaccAGAGTATTACTGGCATCAATTGATTAAATTAAGCAAAAATCTATTCTGTGTTATCACACTGAAGCCATTACTGTCCTGGTGTTAAAAGTTCTGTAGCTGTTAATCTCATTAAAGTTACATAGAAAAACTGCATGTGCATTCTAGTGAGGTCTTCTAGAGAAAGCCAGAAAACACGGCAATTAAATTAACTATAGTTCTCTGCCTCAGTATACAGGGAATGGAAGGCACTGGCAAAAGTACTGAACTGGTGTCTCTAcagaagacagatttttatCCAGCTTATGTAGAGAAGCTGGTACATGGAtcaatttgactttttttccttagttttcAGTCCTTATCCAACAGTCCTAATTCATGTTAGTAGAAGtgctgttttcctctgtctttatTCAGGTAGTAACAGATACATTAGTCCTGTAATCAGTCTCAAAGCAAGTGCACTACAGAGAGAGTTCTGTCAGTAAGAGTATTCATCAGATGTGACTTCTAATTGCTTTTAGAGGCAGGAATGTTGTCAGTCAGTATCTAACAACCAGCATTTTATGGAATGCCGATATTTCTGCCAAGGGTGCTCCTTCTGGTTACAATGGTCCAGATCAGTTTTCGTAAGGctgctttaaaattaatgtagTTCACTCTTCCGTGAAGGAATATACAGTTGGCTTCCATCAAGACTGAGCAGGAGAGTCCTGTTCCTCTCCACggtgatttatttttgaagaacaGAACCCAGGGTTCGGAAAGCATTCTTAGAATAAATAGTAGAGAAAAACCATCTGTGTCTCCTGCCAATGTTGCATTTTAGAGATCATTTTTATCTTGCTTTTGAAATCTGGAAAATAACTAGGTTATTGTTCAGGAAGTTCTGTTTAATAtgtttatcagtgatctggatgaggggatcaactacaccctcagtaagtttgcagacaacaccaagttgagtgagagtgttgatctgctggagggtaggaaggctctacagaggaaTCCGGACCTGCTGGATTGTTGGACTGAGGCCAATTgcatgaggtttaacaaggccaagtgctggttcctgcacttgggtcacaacaaccccaggcagcactacaggctcagggaagagtggctggaaagctgcctggaggaaaaggacctggggtgttgattgacatcCAGATGaatatgagtcagcagtgtgcccaggtggccagaaaggccaacagcatcctggcttgtatcaggaatagtgtggccagcaggactagggaagtgattgtgccactgtactcagcactggtgaggctgcaccttgaataatgtgttcagttttgggcccctcactacaggagaGACAtagaggtgctggagagagtccagagaagggcaacaaagctggttaggggcctggagcacaagtctggtGAGGAACAGTGAGGGAagtggagaaaaggagactgaggggagaccttaccactgtctacaactacctgaaaggaggttgtagcatggagtgtgttggtctcttctcccacgtAGCAAGAGAtaaggacaagaggaaatggcctcaggttgtgccaggggaggttcagattgggtattagaaaaaaaattcttcatgggaaggcttgtcaggcactggaacaggctgcccagggaagtggttcagtcaccatcctggaggtgtttaaaagatgtgcagatgtggcacttagggactTTCTGCAGTTAACAGCTAGAATGATTTCATAAATCTTTAGATTACTCTAACAAAGTGGCTTTTGGGCAGTTTCAGGTGTTTTATCTACAATAccctgttcctttttttttttcctttttttgacaGCTGTGGTTTTAGATAGCAATTACTTTTGAAACGGAACTTCTCTGATCGTAAGGATTCCACATTTACCAGTTCTGCATATGAAGTTACTAGGAAAAATACACATAAAGCTGACTactttgtttctgcttcagAATTGTGTAAAGACAGTTTTGAAATCCACAGAGCACATGtttacatgaggaaaaaaaaggataggGAAAGATAAGGTCTTTATAGTATTCGACAGAGAAGCATACTACAAACACATGCATTGTTTCAAGTCCATTTGGAGTCCTCTGTAGATGATGGGGCTTTTTCACATGCTTTAACTATCTTGTTGGATTGAATCCTAAATGATTAATGCCTTTTTTCCAGGCCTGTTTAGTTCTGTATTGTTTCTAGGCTTTGTTGTGCTGCCTTGCAGTGAAATTCAATACACAGTTTAGTTTCAGAATGGTCATAagtgttgttttgatttttagttTATTATTGTAAActaggttttgttttcccttctcctttctttagcaGTATGCCCtcatctctttcttctctgacaGCTTCATTGCTATGAGGCCATAAACACCATGTTTGATGACTAAGCTTCTGGTATATCAAAAACTCAAGTACCAGTGTTAGTCTTTTAACCAGAAGGAATACTGAGCTTGTCTGTTCTACAGTAACTAAGAAGTTCTGTATTTGGGGAATTAAAGTGTCAGGCTCTCATGCCTGTATTTCTTTCTAGGAACTATGAAAATTACTTTGTCAAGGCACAGAAAGTCAGACGGCTCATTGCCAATGACTTTGTGAAGGTTTTCGGGAGCGGTGTTGATATTTTACTCACTCCTACCACTCTGAGCGATGCAGCTCCATACACAGAATTCATCAAAGAAGACAACAGAACCCGCAGCGCACAAGATGACATCCTAACGCAGGCTGCAAATATGGCTGGTGGGTAGCAGCAGGGATTTAAATACGTTGTCCCCACCTAGTAATTTTTAACGTACATCCTTTCAGCTATGTAACCTCTTCTTTAGAAGGAAGATGTTTCACCCCTGTGTTGTTAAGTCTTACAATGATAACCAGGTGTAAGGTTAGTTTATTgattaaatgctttaaaatggaAGACTAGATTTTAAAGTGGGGAACCTTGGAGCTGAGTGTGGGCTGCAGATAAGATGAATCCGTTCCAGAGACCAAAATCTCTAAGGAGAGTTGATTCTCTTTTCAGAGGATGCTGACTCCTTGAGTCACTCTAATTCATGTATTGTGATCACCTAGCAATATCCTTAGTTCATTGACTCACATTATTTTAACTGGTCTTTTTCCACTACACAGGGTTTTTTCTGGTTCTCTTAGAATTATTATGAAAATTTCTCCAACTGGATTTGTTTAATAGTAAGTGTGCATAtgtatatcttttttttccttcaggactGCCAGCCATAAATGTTCCTACAGCTCTGTCAGAGAGAGGCTTGCCAGTTGGGCTTCAGTTCATTGGACGTTCATTCCAGGAGAAGCAGCTTCTCACTGTAGCCAAATGGtttgaaaaacaagtaaaattcCCAATGATCCAGCTAGAAGAAGTGAAGAGGCACGACCACGGTGTCTTTCAGCATCAGAAatctgcttctttttcataacATGGGACTTGCTAGTCAGCTAAAGCAAGAAAGCCCGTGGGTTGGTCCGAAAATGGTCTCCTGCAGTTAGTTCTCTTTTGCAGAAATAATAATCCATTTTAAGAAGACCAAATGCAGTAATTCAGGATGGAATCACAGCAGCTTGTTACTGTGtaattaaggcaaagtgaatcaTTAAGTAAATATGTCTGGGTTATTAAAAATCCTTTCTAACTGATATTAAAAACACCAAGTTGAAATTATTTATCTTATGGCTGTGGAGCTGCTTTTTTCCGTCTGTAGAGGATGTGTAAGGTATCTGGCCCATTAAATAACTAACCTGGACTTTGGTGTGAAAACTGCGTGGCTCCCAGAGGGCTTAGTTTCCTTCTGGACCATAGACTTTTATAATGGCAACAACCAGACAAGCTGTCATGGAACAAGGTATCAAGGATCTCTTCACCAGCAGGTaaatacaaaaggaaatggGAATAACATACAGatagttcattaaaaaaaaaaagtccctgcTTCTCACAAACTCATGCAGGAGGTGAAATAACCATCAGGTTTACAAATCATGCAGATCACTCTGGTTACATCCATTGTAAGAATGATGAATTCCAGATTTCTCCTGGGGAAAGATACCTAGTAGTCCTTGAGTAGttatcttcttcctttgtctctGTTCTTTGTAATCAGCACTTAAAATGAATACTTATTAAGAAAGACATTATCTTCTTCAGTCTAACTCTCCCTAAGAGTAATACCACCTATTTCTTCATGGACAGTCATTCAGCACAATAACTATTTGAAACAAATTTCCAGACCATGATGTTGGTAGACTGGAAGACCTACTGAACAACTCAACCTTTTGTGAATgttgtttccattttttaaaagttgtaaAAGTATGAAGGATTAAGTTCGTAGATTTGTTTTTGTATCAGATTCGCCTTCAGTCATAGTCTACAGTGTGTACAGATGTAAAAAGTATAGGGTGGGGAAAATGATTGAGATGTAGTCTGATATAGTGACGTACAAAATCTTCCTGAATTATGTCTTGTCTTGGACTGTACTGTCAgccatatataaaaaaatcaccttATTCCTAAAAATTGCAAATGAATTGGTGAATTTTCCACACCCCAAGGTGAGTTGTTCCAATATCTTTCCCACACGATAAAAATGGTATGCAATTAAAAATACCACATGACTAAAATTcaaaaagtgaaattaaattttaatattaaaaaatcgAGGTGCACCTTGTTTCTAGTCTGATGCTATCTGGCTTTTTTTCATAGCACAGTCTTCAGCgaacttgttttttctgttaGTGGGCAATGATGAAGTGAGAGTCCTAACAGACTGTTTTCACCGTTGTCTCATTCAGTGATTTTGAGATAAAATCGTGACTGTGGAGAGCATTCCTGGAGGGATGTGAAGAGCCTTGGAGTGTTactcacagaagaaaacaagcagagaaTTGTGCTCTCCCTTGGAAATTAATTCTGGACTGACTTATGGCCCAGAGGAAAATGCCTGTTTATGCTTGGCAATCTTTCTCTTAATACCTCCCCTGATGTTAAGGGGACTCTGATGGAAAAACTGGGTCAAGGCAAAGATCCCCACTCCATGTTTCCCAGGGGCAGGTGAAGGGGAACTGTTCTTACACTGGCAGTGCTCAGATTCCAGTCTCCAGCATCTAAATGAGCATTCAGATGATCAGAGCAGCTGGCTGTTCTGACATGGGCCCTTCAGAGTTTCTTCTGTTGGTAGATTTCTGAATGCAGAATAACTATGCAGTGAAATACACAGTAAAGAAGGTACAAACCAGATAAACGGACATCCATTCTGCAACTCTCAGTAGCATGGCATTTATGTTAGTAGTTGAGACCCATCTTTGAATTAAAGGTTGTAAAGGCTCAAACACAAAACTCCTGGGCAGATACTGAAATTTCTGGGCTATTATATTAAAGGCATCCCAACGAGGCTTCTGCCCTGCTGCCACTCCCAGCTGTTTGGCATTTTTGGGAACCACATACCTGATTTTCTTTATGCCCTTCCCAACCTGATGCTGGAATTTCACCAAGCCAGAGGTGAGAGCTTGGGAACCAGCACAGTTGAGCAGCTTCAGGATGTAAGCAAGAGTTCCTCAAGTTTTGCAAGAGGATATTTAAGAGACTTTATCTGTCTTCGTATTAGAAAACCATTTCAAAGTAGTTGACTCAGGGCCCCTCAGCAATTCCTGAAGTAGATTAACACCCCAGCTTACCTGTAGATATAGCGGTTGTGAGGGGTATGTGTGAGCAGCGCTCTGTGCAGCTGCTACTAGTGCCAAGTCATGGCTCCAGAGTTAAAAACAGTAAAGTTTCTATGGTGGATAATTAGACTCTCAAAAACCCTTGTTAAAGAAGTAGAGAAATCCAGGGAGCAGGAAGggtgttaaaaaaaacaacaaaacaacaaaaaagaaaaccctgccTATGCAAACATTTTGTACAGCTGCCTCAAAAAACAATCTACTGAAATGATAGAGTTGGAAGTTTTATGGCATTGCAGTAGGGCCACAGCAGGGGTAGAGGTAACCTTAGCACACAGCAAACCCGGGTAATTCCAGTGTTTCCTGAAGGAAACAAAAGCTAGAGCTTTAGCTAACAAGCAATCTACTTAAATGTTTGGGAGTGAAAagttttttcttcagataatGAGAAACTGTAAGGACATTGTATTGTGGAAAAGttacttttgaaaatacaatTGTTAAGAGCTTTTGCTGTAAGGTTTATAGGTACAACTTCAATTTGATGTTGCAGTCTATGGAGTATCTATGTATGTGTTTTTGCCTCACCCCCCTTAACAGACTCATAGTAAGAAATTCGGAGGAAAATTTACCCTGGCTGCTGCAACTTCTCTGTTCCTCCATTTCTCGGTTTTCGGGCCTTGGACACTCAGTAGTTACTATGACTTCATTGCAGCTTCCCCTTACATAGTGCCAGTCACTTCTCCATCACCTTTATGATTCACCTAGGAACTGATCTGTCTGAAAATCTGCACTGGGGAATGAGCTTTTTACCATCCCTGGGGTGTCCTAGGGCCCCCCTTCAGCTCTGCCCCTCAGAACACTGAGAGCAGTACCACTGGACTCCCATACAGGAGATGGACAACTGAGAAAGGATGAAGAGTTTCTGCACAGTGTGTCTAAAAATCACTGCTCGGGTTACACAGCAGTGTTAAACTAGTGCCCACAATGCCAACAGAGAGGGCAGTGAAATAAGCAAAATAAGTCAGAGTAGCAAAAAAGGTTACCTaagtttgttatttttcactATGTCTCTCAAATAAAAAGGAAGGTATCCAGTTGCAGGAATGTTAGCAGCAGGAAATGAAAACACCATCATTTTAATTAGCTTACCACACCTTTGCTTGACTAGTGTCCAGCTGCAATTAAGGGATTCCAAGCCAACCATTTcttttgtaaacatttttttttcccacccagCATGAGCATCCCCCATGCTCACTGTTGAGCAGCGATAAAAGGTGTCTGTAGCTCAGCGGTGCAGGGCATccagaggaagcagcagagaccCAGCCAGGCAGCtttgcctgctcctgcctgcagttTTATAGCCCAGGCTGCGGTCTGATACCCCTACAATAAAGGTCTAAGTGCTGTTGAGAGTCGCAAGCAAATGCTGAGGCACAATCTGTGCTGAAATGGACTTCAAAGTGCTGGGAACTGAAATTTGTTAAGCTAGAGAGGGAGTGGACAGGTTTGCGTGGCCTGCCTCACCGTGCTGCTCATGGTGTGTGATGGACAGGTTGTTGTCACATGTGCCAGCTCAGACATCTTGGATGGCGATGGTGACTCCTGGGTTAGATGCCTCTCTTTGGGGGAGGATGCATGGTGGTGGGAGAGAAGAAGCCCTTGGAGTTACAGGGCAGAGGAAAGACTGGCTGAaaggctgctgcaggcaggtgtGACAGATGCAGCAATACGGGAGCAGAAGCAGAGGTGGGGAGGTGGTGACTACTGGCCAGGcgccccccagctctgcactgtgacctggggcagctgctgggctgcaaCTGCCGTTTGCCAACACTGATCCCAACAGGGAGACAAGCTCCTGCACTGCAGTGTATGGAGTAAAAGCACTAGGCACTTGGTTGTGCCACCTGAGAAGGGATGTTTCAGCTTGGGAAGATGCACAGAAAGGTTGTCTAGGCAAGCTGTGAAACACCAGGAGGTAGAAAACACATGGAAGAGGGGAAGGATTAAGTGTCATAGGAACAGGTAACAAATTTGAGAAGCCAGAGACTTAGGTGAGGAAGGCTGAAGAGAGAAAGGACATGAGGATGAGGAAGCAGAAGTATTTTGGTGAAGGAGGGGCCCCAACTCTATGTTCCTAAGTTGAATTATTTGAAGGGGGGTACCTTTGTGAGTTCTACCTCTCTGAAATAGTCTGCTTGATTTAGTTTAAGACTGGAGTCTTTAAGACTTGCATTTGCAAACTCTTAGTCCAAAAGTGAGTGCTGTTCAGGCACACATAATGCCTGGCACAGATAAGCATAATACATGcttaacaaaaatcaaaatgaaaacatgttCTTAACTACATACTTCAGGAAGCCTAGGATCACAGTGCAAAAGGGACCTTGTGggcttgatttctttttgtagGTAACTATTTCATACAGTCATTTCCATACATTTATTAAAACCTATCTAAagagtattttgttttcttcctcctatGAGTATTGTAGAACCTTTTATTAGGAACATTGATCACAGTCAAGCCCCACACACCTATTTGCTCAAGGCAACAttgttcttttgtttaaatatgCCTTCTCACTCCTTGTGTTTAATTCACACTTGTATTTATAGAGCACAGCTGCATTCTTTCTTAGCCTTTATTCTGCTAGAATGAGTAAGTGAAGTTCATCCAGTTTACTCCCGTATATTACAAGTGCCCAATGCTAATCCCTGTAACCATTCAATGCACCTGCTCCAGCTGAATTCATCTGTCTTCCAACATGGATGGCAAATATTGTAAAGACAACTCCAGGTGCAGATTTATGAGGACAACAGCATTAATATTTCCCCATCACTCttgaaaaattcttcctcagaACACTCTGGAATCGCACTTGTCTTTTACTCATCCACATTACACCACACCAATAGTTCAAAGACAATAGATGATTAACCAATGCACTCAGGGCTTTCTGTGTCTCCATTGCTTTCAGCAGATAAGCATTTCTGGTATGAGCTGAGAGCTCATTATTAAGCCTCTAGGTTCGTGACCCTGCACTCCTCCTTGTTACTGCTATTCAAATTATTggtgttttccagtttttcctGTAGAGTCCCACTCCACTGTTTTGACAGTACCTCCCAGTTTCACGTCACCAGAAACAAAGAATGTGTCCTTCAAACAACTTTACATATCACCACAACTTTAACCTCAGTG is a window of Columba livia isolate bColLiv1 breed racing homer chromosome 3, bColLiv1.pat.W.v2, whole genome shotgun sequence DNA encoding:
- the QRSL1 gene encoding glutamyl-tRNA(Gln) amidotransferase subunit A, mitochondrial isoform X2, whose product is MLRASLRQVSAALRDGHVTPTELCQRCLSLIKSTKFLNAYITVAEESALKQAEESEERYRRGQPLGVLDGIPIAVKDNFNTAGIETTCASNMLKGYISPYNATVVQKLLDQGAVLLGKTNLDEFAMGALGSDTGGSTRNPAAHCGVVGLKPTYGLISRHGLIPLVNSMDVPGILTRCVDDAAVVLGSLAGHDPKDSTTIQDNFKPFELPNLSDVSKLSIGIPKEYHAPGLSSEILALWSKAADLFKNAGAKVIEVSLPHTRYSIVCYHVLCTAEVASNMARFDGLEYGHRSDMNKSTESMYAATRREGFNDVVRGRILSGNYFLLKQNYENYFVKAQKVRRLIANDFVKVFGSGVDILLTPTTLSDAAPYTEFIKEDNRTRSAQDDILTQAANMAGLPAINVPTALSERGLPVGLQFIGRSFQEKQLLTVAKWFEKQVKFPMIQLEEVKRHDHGVFQHQKSASFS
- the QRSL1 gene encoding glutamyl-tRNA(Gln) amidotransferase subunit A, mitochondrial isoform X1; protein product: MLRASLRQVSAALRDGHVTPTELCQRCLSLIKSTKFLNAYITVAEESALKQAEESEERYRRGQPLGVLDGIPIAVKDNFNTAGIETTCASNMLKGYISPYNATVVQKLLDQGAVLLGKTNLDEFAMGSGSTDGVFGPVRNPWSYSRQYKEKSVPQSHSEDEESNWVITGGSSGGSAAAVSSFTCFAALGSDTGGSTRNPAAHCGVVGLKPTYGLISRHGLIPLVNSMDVPGILTRCVDDAAVVLGSLAGHDPKDSTTIQDNFKPFELPNLSDVSKLSIGIPKEYHAPGLSSEILALWSKAADLFKNAGAKVIEVSLPHTRYSIVCYHVLCTAEVASNMARFDGLEYGHRSDMNKSTESMYAATRREGFNDVVRGRILSGNYFLLKQNYENYFVKAQKVRRLIANDFVKVFGSGVDILLTPTTLSDAAPYTEFIKEDNRTRSAQDDILTQAANMAGLPAINVPTALSERGLPVGLQFIGRSFQEKQLLTVAKWFEKQVKFPMIQLEEVKRHDHGVFQHQKSASFS